The genomic stretch ACAGTAAAGACAGAAACGTTAGAAACCAGCAAGATCTCCTCAGTGTGGCCATTAGCCTATTAGCAATTCGCCGCCACGTACGGCTACCACCTATGAACTATCCATGGGTCATACACTCGTTCCTCATGAGGCTCATTCTCcgtttaggctatgtttggatgtcaagaaaaaaTGTTTTAATTTGAGGAATGTGTGATTATAATCGTTTTTAGGAAAAATGTTAGGTATGCTATGGTATGTCATGAATTTATATCCACTCTGTCTATTTCTCTTTTCCCCCTTTCAAATCATCACGAATTCACGGTTTGAGGTATAGGGTATCGGCCTAGATTGAGATCACTATTAGTATTGATCTGATCAGGTCAATCACAGAAGATTGTTATCCCCTCAAAGATATCGAATTCTGAGTGTTTTTTGATAGGAAAAAAGCGCATATATCCTTCATCCGtataattttcatataattcacTTATCCGATAATTGATACTCACATCAATTCGATCGATCCAAGATTGATACCTCAAACCAATCAATGACTCGAAGTAAGGGTGGACTCAGAGTGACCCTATTTTGATTTCCTTAACTTATTTTGTAACTAAACATTAATGCTCTTTGACttcaaattttatcatttttttctctttcggTCAATAAAACTTAGAAAGTCAAATAAGCTCACCTCTTATGGTTAGATCTACAAAATTGTTGAATTAAAAACtccaaatattaaaaaaaaatttgtttgacaatctttattatttttcccaGTTCCTTCTTCTAAGGTTTTGAAAGGTCAGTGTTGATCCATGTCTGGTTCTAGGTTTCAAAACCATGGAGACTAGGGTAATTAGGTATATAGAAATCAAGGACACCCCTTCACCAAGGAAATTCTTATGGCATCCTTTGGatattggcttttttttttttcttaatattagAAAAGAATTAGTACAGCCCCCCAAAAAAAGTGATTTATAAAATTACTTGGTGGCATCGGACTGAACCCATTTCCTATTAATGTCGATTCCCACAATATAATTTGGAATCAACTATTAATGCTCTctgattttcaaattttatccTTGTTTTCATTCTTTCATTCAGTCAAACGGTAGAAAGTCAATGAAGCACACCACTTATTGTTAGATTTACAGACTTTagaataaaattttttaaaaataaaaaatatttgacaAACTTAATTTATTCTTCTCAATTCCCCATTTATTAGTTGGGATACTAGGATAGAATAGCATGGTCTAATGCTCCAGGTCACGAAAATGAAATATATCTCTCCTTATTTTGATGAAGTGTCCAAAGCCTAAAGGGGATGCTCTATTCATCCCGCATCCCTAAACTCCGAACCATAAAAATAGAATATATCTTCCCCTATTTAGGTGGAGTGCTCGAAGGGGATACCCTGTCCATCCCGCGTCCCCAAAGTATGGTCATGTAGAATATTGTGATTTAAGGAACGAAATTCCCTTCCCATCTTGTGACGTGGGTCAGAATAATGGTTATAAGTTGTCTTCTTTAGAAAAATCATTTTGTTCCTTGCTTGCCATAGAGCCACAAATTTCTATGTAATAACTACTGCACCAAAGTTCCCGAAGAGTCtgccattatgttttgtttcttAAGCCTTGTATTCATGCAGCCCAAGTTGGTCTCAGGCTACTGACCACTGAAGACAAATTTATCTCCAATATTAATGACATTTAACAATGGACGCCTGACTAGCACAGTTGGTTGCGCCCTGTGGTGGTTTCCAAGGGCAAGGATCTCGGTCTCAATGTTCAAGACCCCACCCTTCACCTATACGTCCCGGATGAGCAGAAACTGATTGAGGTATACAGAAACCTTGAATGGAAAAGaataagaatccatccatatgTTAATGTTGTTTCCATGTCCATGAGCCGCATTTGGTGGTTTGACTAGGATACTGTTGTTAATGAAGTATTTGGCTTTTAATACTTGAGTCCAGAGTTGAGAGTTAATATTGGTTGTTGATCAGtttctacccttttttttttttctgttcgaGTTTCCCTTATTCATTCATGGTGAAGGaaagtttcccttcacccatgaTAAGGGAGAAATTCTTTCACCATGGGCATCAATATTATCGAATGACTAAAGAGCAAGGTAGTTTCAACTTCGTCAATAAAGGTTGGAGTATAACGATCACCCAAGGCTAAGAGTTCAATCATGGGGTCACATCCCCTTACAAAAAAGGagttttttttggtgggggggagTTTTACTTCACGTTTAGAATATGGTTCAACCACCATCCTATTGTCATTAATGCCTACCCCCTATAGCACTAAGTCGATAATACCCGCACCCTTTGCTTGGTGAGTTTGGATATTTTTCTCAAGTGGTAACCTCCTAACATGGGATCCCACTATCTATTAGGGTCCCTCCATTCGCCCGAATTAATACTTGAGCGCCGAAGAAAACCCTCAAAGATAGAGCTCCACTCATGTGTCTAAGCATGGAGACACAAGGTCCTACTCTATCCTATTCTATGGGAGAATAGGATATGTATATCTAGAGACTTGGATCCAGGACCTCTTAGTAGCAATGGACTTCCAAGCACCACATTCCGCAACACTTGCTACCCTGTAGATGGGCCCCAAAACCCACACCCAAGTAGCCGATCCATATCAATATCCGACTAGTAACTAGTACGGACACTAAGGGTGAAACATGGCcgggttggattgggttttttaaaaccctagcccaaacctaggtccccaaaactcaacccaggcacaacccaaccctatcgggGTTCATGCTTAGGCCTAACCCTATTGGGCTCAAGGTTGGGCCAAGTTGACCCTGActcattttgaattttttttttctacaaaggaTCACATATGTTAAGCCTATATTTACCAAGGGGAGATTTTAATACTATGGCTAACCCTTCTCTacccctaatccataaatttgcatCAAGCAAGATTGTCAAATTAGTTATAAAATAGACCTTTTAATTGCTTGGCATCACCACATCTCTCAGAAGTTGGACATACCAAATTTTGGCCCGATTCTTCATTATTGCTTCTATATCTAAGTTCATCAATTCATGACAAGAGACACAAAAACAACCTAtgtaaaaaaagggggaaataaTTTTGTCATCTTGTTGTCTTAGCTCACTAGGTAAGATTATGTgacttgtgtaacacatgatatGGGTTGAAATTATACAGCAGCTTGTGTATCGCTTATGTAACACATTATGTGGCTTATGCGACACATGATGTGAGCCTAAGGAAGGGGAATATTATTGCTAAACACAATTAAAAATCAAGGTTAAAATCGGGCCAGGTTGAGATtcaggcccagcccaaccctagtCAAGTTTAAATCGGATTGACCCTCATAACCGGGTTAGACAGGACTCGGGCTCAGGCTTAGGCTCAAGCTCAATGCAGGCCAGAGCGGGTTCAGaccgtcaaggccaaacttacacgGTTACACCCCTAACAGACACGTGGTATAATTGTTAAAATTCCATATAGTATTAAAAACTTCGAGGGCAAAATTGTCCGACCATTAGTGACCGATACCAATCCCATTGCTCGTAAAGCTCTACCAAAGATCTGAAGAAGCTTTAAGCTTTGTTAGTTACTTATTTCTTAAGGTGGGCTACCTGGCCTAAAAAGTCCTCACAGTTAAATCCGATTCCCCCTTAAATGAGAGACGTGGCAAGCTGCAAGGGGGCCCAGTACTACAACTCCAAATAACATTGCCATTTCTACATAAATGGATTTGGAATGGGAGGACCACAAGACCACTGAGCCCTGAGGCCCTTTAGGCCAGTTCTAGGACGGGCGGTACGGTCTATGATCAGTCTTTTACAGCTTATCCTGATCCTGACCATCTTCTGCAGTCTGATGTTTCTCCACTACTATACAATAATACCCAGTCCCCACCTATAATAccctacctctctctctctctctctctctctctctcttccccaccAGAGTTTTAAACAAGGAATCGGTATCTGAATCGGAGCCAGCCGATACAGATCTGTTTGAATTTACCCCATCCGATCAGATTCTTAAATACCTGAGCCCCATCCCCAGAAGAGAGAGAACCAGAGAAAATGAGTATCAAAGAACTCAGAAACCCACAATAgcctatcaaacaaaaaaacccACATGGGCCACATGAGCCAGCCACTCTCTCTCCTTAACAGGCTATCAGAATATTCATCACAAACTTCTGGACAATTGCATggagactctctctctcacacacattaACTTAACAGGCTATCAGAATAACCTTTGGGACAATTGCTTGTAGACTACATAAATTCTAAAGATGCTCAAAGGCCCCATGGATGTGTGTGCCTGTACTCTGCCATGGTCCCCGGGGGGTCTTTCGGGGATAACCTCATTCCTCTATTACAAAGAGGCAGCGCCAGAACAGCATGGTCCATGGGTCAGAGAGCCATTTATTATCTGACACTAGTCAAAGTGCCAGGAGGGAATCCAATGAGAAGTGGCAGTTCCGTCATTTTGTCTTTCCCCAAACCACCAAGGGTGAAAGGCAGAGAGGCCAAAGCACCAGCATTTCCAAGTGTTGTCCAAATCCCAAATGCTCCCAATGGATCTTATAATCAGATTCGGATCCAATTCATATCCTACTCCGAAACCCatcattttattcattattctGCTCAACAAAAAAGCTTCTAAGCCTATAAACAAAAATGAAATCTGGAGCCCCGCATGACTATGTTTAACCCACCTGAATTTCTCTATAAGTGgtttatattaaatttaaagAGTATGTTTCAACAGAAAATGATGCACTAGAATAACTGAAAACAGAGCCATATGTAAGCAttgaaaattatatgattatatcAAGACAATAAGTTTTGTATCACCAGAAAGGATTGCTCCAAAGTCATCTACAGATGGGCTGTAATTGTATTCAATGCAAGAACAAAGCTTCATCAGAAAATGATGTACTAACCGTGGATGATTGTACTAGGCATCCAGAGCAAGAGTCTCATCAAAACTGCTGAGACTATAATTATGAATCAAATGATAAAAACTTAGATTGCAGATGGTGGGTGTAGTTCAAATAGAAAACAAGAAATCAACATGCATTGATCAACAAACAGAAGACTAGTTGAAACAGAAAGCTttgaaaggaaataaataaagtgcATATTTCCTGATTCCTATTGGTGCAATAATAGGGATGAAAACATACACCATAGCAGGACCCCAAAATTTGCCACCAAttgaaaataaatctaaaatgaGTTCCATCACTGCAACTGTGCAAGAGGATAACACAAGAAGGGAGGAGATTGAAGACCAAGTAGCTGGCCGCTTCAGGCACCATAATCCAAGCTCATAACATGCTGTCTGTTCTCGCAGGCAACCTCCTGAAAAAGTTCAGGGGCACTGAAGGAAGCCTATGGCGGAACCTTGGATGCCTCAACACATAAAAGCCTGTGATAAGGGATACAACCCGAAATGGTGTTACATACAACACTATGGCAGCAATCAAACAGAAAAGCACGAACAAAGCTGTAGCTCTCGGATCCCTCCAGCTGAGCAGAGACTGCAACCTTTCCCCTTGAGTTGCCAAATCACCAACCACCGTCTGTATCCTCCCAGCCACACTTCTCAAACGGTCATACCTCATCCTCACAATATCTGCAGGGCGTGAACTAGGGAATGTATCAAACTCTTCATCCAATTCATCAGGATGTGCATTATCAGCGTGCGACAGACGGGTATCCATGTGAGGCGGGTGTCTTGGCCTCCACCGATAGTACCAAACCCCAATCAAGAAAAGGTAGAGAAATACTGTGGGTAGTATCAACTCTGGATACAGGACCAATATCACAAACAGGATGTGAATCAAAATTGTTGTAAGAGGGTTTTTCCAATTGCATATCTGATCAAACCATCTTCCAACAGCAATCAACCCACTCAGAACCCCCATAATTCTGAAAAAATTAGCTTTGCTCCTCCTCATACTCCACATATGTGAGTCAACATCCAACATATATTCCACAATCTCTTTCCTCAACGGTGGCTCTGCACGGCTCAGCCTCATAGAGACAATCTGAGTAGCTTGGTGTCTCAAGCTATCAAGCTGAGTAACAGACAATGGATGAAGGTAATGCATCTTTGGCAACAGAGGTTGTGAGTATATATGCATCATATTAAGCAAAGACGAGCATGTAAACCTCACAGCCAACTGAATTTCACCCATCTTCTTTACACCCGAGGGATGTAAAACCAGAAGAGGATGGGAGTGTGTGTAAACCCGATCAGTTTCAAGTGTAGAAAGACGGATCCTTACCTTTCCAATTCGTGAATCCTTTGCTCCTCCAGCcttatctcctcctccatgCAAGTGACAGTTGTCGAACACACCAATTGTAATGACAGTGCAAGGATCAAATACTTCCCATGTGTATTGCTCATTCCACTTGGGTGTAAAGCTATCTATGATGGTTCTCGTTCGCACCCACTTCTGCCCGTATTTGGCCACGCAATAGGCATCTGTTGTACCCCTTCCGTCCTTAGTCTTCATGGGCATCAATCCCTGAGCATTCAAAATCCCCAATTCCAAAACTCCAATGCTATGCTTCCACAATTGCTTTGCAGTCGGCCTAAGATCACTGCTGTAGTGTGTTGATTCATCCAGAACATGATATCCACCCTCCAAACAGATCCTGAGATGAATCCTACTGGCAAATtttatctccttcttcttttgttccccATCTACAACCACCACATGCTTCTCAAGACTAAACCACCTAGTGTTCACAGGCTTATAATCCAATCTTCTCTCCACATTCTGCAAATGAATCACGCACTTCCCCAAAACTTCATCCTTGTTAGGTCCAACTCTATCTTCCACACTCAAAACCAAGTGCTCCTCAAAAGGTTCTGCTGCTACAAACATTAAATCCTCATTCCACATCGGATTAATATTCTTGCTCTGAGAAATCCTAGTCCGCAAAGCCTGATTACCCAGGATAGCTTTCACATAGATCTCAGGGTACCTACCCTTTTCACTAGGTATCAAGTCCTGAGCTTCAATCACATTTACCCTAACATACCAAAGCTTGGGAGATAGGTATACCTTTGATCGGATGTTAGCAAGGCTTTCACTATTGACTGTGGCCGCATCAGAATGCCACGCTTCAGGAAATGCTTCGTCGGCTTGGGTGCCCATCCAAACAGCCAACATTAGCTCCCCTTTAACCTTATCTCCCTTTCGATCTTCCAGTCGGTACCATTGTGGTGCTAAAGGGCTGTCCGGAGGAACACGTTTGGGGATTTCATTGACATCGAACATGACTCGGCCAACGAAATCATCCTTCACCATATCCTTGTCCTTCACTATAACCTCCAAGACAGAAGCCTGAACTCGATCCTTTGAGAAAGCAAAGACCTGGTTCCATTCaggatttgttttcttttcgaAATGGCGAGTGGTGCCCTTATAGTTTCCAAGTTTCACTTCAACATACGGATCAAGGCTTCCAGTGACATCTTTTGACGGTAGGTCCTTGGCTTTGACAACCCGAACATAAAGGTACTGCATTTGCTCAACGAGGTCATAGGTGCTTGTAAGCTTGTCTCCAGTAACCCCTCCACCACCAAGGTGTGGTGAGGTCTCCTTCAGGGAATA from Macadamia integrifolia cultivar HAES 741 chromosome 14, SCU_Mint_v3, whole genome shotgun sequence encodes the following:
- the LOC122061530 gene encoding FT-interacting protein 3 isoform X1, whose product is MQRPPPEDYSLKETSPHLGGGGVTGDKLTSTYDLVEQMQYLYVRVVKAKDLPSKDVTGSLDPYVEVKLGNYKGTTRHFEKKTNPEWNQVFAFSKDRVQASVLEVIVKDKDMVKDDFVGRVMFDVNEIPKRVPPDSPLAPQWYRLEDRKGDKVKGELMLAVWMGTQADEAFPEAWHSDAATVNSESLANIRSKVYLSPKLWYVRVNVIEAQDLIPSEKGRYPEIYVKAILGNQALRTRISQSKNINPMWNEDLMFVAAEPFEEHLVLSVEDRVGPNKDEVLGKCVIHLQNVERRLDYKPVNTRWFSLEKHVVVVDGEQKKKEIKFASRIHLRICLEGGYHVLDESTHYSSDLRPTAKQLWKHSIGVLELGILNAQGLMPMKTKDGRGTTDAYCVAKYGQKWVRTRTIIDSFTPKWNEQYTWEVFDPCTVITIGVFDNCHLHGGGDKAGGAKDSRIGKVRIRLSTLETDRVYTHSHPLLVLHPSGVKKMGEIQLAVRFTCSSLLNMMHIYSQPLLPKMHYLHPLSVTQLDSLRHQATQIVSMRLSRAEPPLRKEIVEYMLDVDSHMWSMRRSKANFFRIMGVLSGLIAVGRWFDQICNWKNPLTTILIHILFVILVLYPELILPTVFLYLFLIGVWYYRWRPRHPPHMDTRLSHADNAHPDELDEEFDTFPSSRPADIVRMRYDRLRSVAGRIQTVVGDLATQGERLQSLLSWRDPRATALFVLFCLIAAIVLYVTPFRVVSLITGFYVLRHPRFRHRLPSVPLNFFRRLPARTDSML
- the LOC122061530 gene encoding FT-interacting protein 4 isoform X2; this translates as MQRPPPEDYSLKETSPHLGGGGVTGDKLTSTYDLVEQMQYLYVRVVKAKDLPSKDVTGSLDPYVEVKLGNYKGTTRHFEKKTNPEWNQVFAFSKDRVQASVLEVIVKDKDMVKDDFVGRVMFDVNEIPKRVPPDSPLAPQWYRLEDRKGDKVKGELMLAVWMGTQADEAFPEAWHSDAATVNSESLANIRSKVYLSPKLWYVRVNVIEAQDLIPSEKGRYPEIYVKAILGNQALRTRISQSKNINPMWNEDLMFVAAEPFEEHLVLSVEDRVGPNKDEVLGKCVIHLQNVERRLDYKPVNTRWFSLEKHVVVVDGEQKKKEIKFASRIHLRICLEGGYHVLDESTHYSSDLRPTAKQLWKHSIGVLELGILNAQGLMPMKTKDGRGTTDAYCVAKYGQKWVRTRTIIDSFTPKWNEQYTWEVFDPCTVITIGVFDNCHLHGGGDKAGGAKDSRIGKLDSLRHQATQIVSMRLSRAEPPLRKEIVEYMLDVDSHMWSMRRSKANFFRIMGVLSGLIAVGRWFDQICNWKNPLTTILIHILFVILVLYPELILPTVFLYLFLIGVWYYRWRPRHPPHMDTRLSHADNAHPDELDEEFDTFPSSRPADIVRMRYDRLRSVAGRIQTVVGDLATQGERLQSLLSWRDPRATALFVLFCLIAAIVLYVTPFRVVSLITGFYVLRHPRFRHRLPSVPLNFFRRLPARTDSML